From one Sparus aurata chromosome 16, fSpaAur1.1, whole genome shotgun sequence genomic stretch:
- the lingo2b gene encoding leucine-rich repeat and immunoglobulin-like domain-containing nogo receptor-interacting protein 2b, producing MIEGNVGKRDMRHPALHHGHLFMGGALLLLLVSPALGCPARCECSAQSKSVSCHRKRLPTIPEGIPIETRVLDLSKNKLRIITPDNFSSFLQLEDLDLSDNLISVVEPGSFRSQLALRSLNFRSNLLQLVPAGVLSGLSNLTRLDLSHNRLVVLLDHAFQDLRKLSSLEVGDNELVFISQRAFTGLLGLQSLTLERSNLTVVPTDALGHLHSLVELHMRYLSIGFLKPFSFKRLSRLRRLDIDYWPWLDTLPPHSLHGLNLTTLFITNTNLSVFPGAALRNLLYLTHLNLSYCRIQHIHQGELGQLPHLVELRLQGAHLLSIEPFAFVGLKSLQLLDVSHNRLDSLERGVFASPDSLQRLCLGGNPLVCDCRLLWLLNSHKPPSLQVVDDQPECSAPEHLLGKTLRDLKEPLVSRYMTCTKPRIGPNTTQLLMADEGQPAHLSCMAEGAPRPSVVWITPHRRYITAKSSGRVEVQPDGTLEIKAAELHDSGVYLCIASNPAGNASLSASLAVKSLGIGDRPHYINRSTNYLTDSNSTWGNGTVLYNMTVPIDIKTIIISTAMGCLSFLGVVIFCFLLLFAWSRGKGRHKSNFDIEYVPRKSNGASAEATESSGPRRVNMKMI from the coding sequence ATGATAGAGGGCAACGTGGGTAAAAGAGACATGCGACACCCAGCCCTGCACCACGGCCACCTCTTCATGGGCGGGGCCTTGCTGCTTCTCCTGGTCAGCCCGGCTCTAGGCTGCCCCGCCCGATGTGAGTGCTCTGCCCAAAGCAAGTCAGTCAGTTGCCACCGCAAGCGCCTGCCAACCATCCCTGAAGGCATCCCCATTGAGACACGCGTCCTGGACCTCAGCAAGAACAAGCTACGCATCATCACACCAGACAACTTCTCCTCATTCCTGCAGCTGGAGGACCTGGACCTTAGCGACAACCTCATCAGTGTGGTTGAGCCAGGCTCATTTCGTTCTCAGCTTGCTCTGCGCTCGCTCAACTTTCGCAGTAACTTGCTTCAGCTGGTTCCTGCCGGCGTGCTGTCAGGCCTTTCCAATCTCACCCGCCTTGACCTCAGCCACAACCGACTGGTGGTTCTCCTGGATCATGCCTTTCAAGATCTGCGCAAATTGTCATCCCTAGAGGTGGGTGACAATGAGCTGGTTTTCATCTCACAGCGGGCCTTTACAGGATTACTTGGACTCCAAAGTCTAACCCTGGAACGTTCCAATCTGACTGTCGTCCCGACTGATGCTCTGGGACATCTGCACAGCCTGGTTGAACTGCACATGCGTTACTTGAGCATTGGTTTCTTAAAGCCATTCTCCTTTAAGAGGTTATCGCGTCTCCGCAGATTAGACATTGATTACTGGCCCTGGCTGGACACACTGCCTCCCCACTCATTGCACGGCCTCAACCTCACAACGTTGTTCATAACCAACACTAACCTGTCTGTGTTCCCAGGTGCAGCACTGCGCAACCTGCTCTACCTCACACATCTCAACTTGTCCTACTGCCGCATCCAACACATCCATCAGGGAGAGCTGGGTCAACTCCCACACCTGGTGGAGCTCCGCCTCCAAGGGGCTCATCTGCTTTCTATTGAGCCCTTTGCATTTGTAGGCCTCAAATCCTTGCAACTCCTGGATGTGTCACACAACCGTCTGGACTCACTGGAGAGGGGAGTGTTTGCCTCACCAGACAGCCTCCAGAGGCTCTGTCTGGGTGGAAACCCATTAGTGTGCGACTGCAGATTGCTTTGGCTGCTCAATAGCCACAAGCCGCCTTCTTTGCAGGTTGTGGATGACCAGCCAGAGTGCAGCGCCCCTGAACACCTCCTGGGGAAAACTCTCCGTGACCTCAAGGAACCACTGGTCTCAAGGTACATGACCTGCACCAAACCAAGGATTGGACCCAACACTACCCAGCTACTAATGGCTGATGAGGGTCAGCCCGCCCACCTGAGCTGCATGGCAGAGGGAGCTCCTCGGCCCTCAGTGGTCTGGATTACACCCCACAGACGCTACATCACAGCCAAGAGCAGTGGTAGGGTTGAAGTCCAACCAGACGGTACCCTGGAGATCAAGGCAGCAGAGCTGCATGACAGTGGGGTTTACTTGTGTATTGCCAGTAACCCTGCTGGCAACGCTAGTCTATCCGCCTCTTTAGCTGTAAAGAGCCTGGGCATTGGGGACAGACCACACTATATCAACAGGAGCACAAACTATCTGACAGACTCTAACAGCACATGGGGGAATGGGACAGTACTGTACAACATGACAGTCCCTATAGACATTAAGACTATCATCATATCTACAGCCATGGGCTGTCTGTCCTTCTTGGGTGTGGTCATCTTCTGCTTCCTGCTTCTGTTTGCCTGGAGCCGAGGGAAAGGGCGCCATAAGAGCAACTTTGATATTGAGTATGTCCCTCGCAAATCCAACGGGGCATCAGCAGAGGCAACAGAAAGCAGTGGCCCACGACGGGTCAACATGAAAATGATTTGA